In a genomic window of Methanorbis rubei:
- a CDS encoding geranylgeranylglycerol-phosphate geranylgeranyltransferase, giving the protein MSLSAYVTIIRPANAVISGITAIIAYLIASGTNVFSAFALFVIVTVICGAGNVLNDYFDRDIDAINRPDRPIPSGALSPHNAAVWAGVLFAVGILVSFATNFWCLAIAVVNTILLIAYAAKLKKIPLLGNLSVAYLSGSIFLFGGVLVGPESFIVTLPLFAITFFGTLAREILKAAEDIEGDAAGGARTLPMILGVQKSGYVSVILIVCAIIASIAPYSRWGVPYLAAIAVIDLFILYAAAKSVRCKTPAELIAARSTSLIKYGMFAALFLFLVMELWYGIISPLL; this is encoded by the coding sequence ATGAGCCTCTCCGCCTACGTTACGATTATTCGTCCGGCAAACGCGGTAATTTCCGGTATTACGGCGATCATTGCTTACTTGATCGCATCAGGAACCAATGTTTTTTCCGCTTTTGCCCTTTTTGTGATTGTGACCGTAATCTGTGGTGCGGGCAATGTGCTCAATGATTACTTTGATCGGGATATCGATGCGATCAACCGGCCCGACCGCCCGATTCCGTCGGGCGCACTTTCTCCCCACAATGCTGCGGTGTGGGCGGGAGTTTTGTTTGCCGTTGGTATTCTCGTAAGCTTTGCAACCAACTTCTGGTGTCTTGCAATAGCTGTGGTAAATACAATTCTTTTGATTGCGTACGCGGCGAAGCTGAAGAAAATACCGCTGCTTGGAAATCTTTCGGTTGCATATCTTTCAGGAAGCATCTTCCTCTTCGGCGGAGTTCTTGTTGGCCCTGAGTCGTTTATTGTTACGCTGCCGCTGTTTGCGATCACCTTCTTTGGAACGCTTGCCCGCGAGATTCTCAAGGCAGCCGAAGATATCGAGGGGGACGCGGCGGGCGGGGCCCGCACGCTTCCGATGATTCTTGGTGTGCAGAAGAGCGGTTACGTTTCTGTTATCCTGATTGTGTGTGCGATTATCGCAAGCATTGCCCCGTACTCACGCTGGGGAGTTCCGTATCTCGCGGCAATTGCAGTAATTGATCTGTTCATTTTGTATGCTGCGGCAAAATCCGTCCGCTGCAAAACTCCAGCTGAACTGATTGCCGCACGGTCCACGAGTCTGATCAAGTACGGAATGTTTGCGGCGCTTTTCCTGTTCCTTGTGATGGAGTTGTGGTACGGCATCATTTCTCCGCTGCTGTGA
- a CDS encoding polymer-forming cytoskeletal protein yields MKVFVKDKTYLAERGSYFKESVKIDGDFIVPPKTQFWRDLVVTGNLSLGVGSRVGGNITCNGAVISRGCLVEGELISDTDQVTICDGARVRVIKSNGNVLLRPGIVSDEVHGENILVMGKVHCGKLMGRNTRVINQ; encoded by the coding sequence ATGAAAGTTTTCGTAAAGGACAAGACCTATCTGGCAGAACGGGGTTCCTATTTTAAGGAGTCAGTCAAAATCGACGGGGATTTCATTGTGCCTCCGAAAACTCAGTTTTGGAGAGATCTTGTGGTGACCGGCAATCTTTCGCTCGGTGTCGGGTCAAGGGTCGGCGGCAATATCACCTGCAACGGGGCGGTTATTTCCCGCGGTTGTCTGGTGGAAGGAGAACTTATCTCAGATACTGATCAGGTAACAATCTGCGACGGCGCCCGCGTGCGGGTGATCAAGTCGAACGGCAATGTGCTGCTCCGCCCGGGAATTGTGTCTGATGAAGTGCACGGGGAAAATATTCTGGTGATGGGAAAAGTGCACTGCGGGAAACTGATGGGGAGAAACACCCGCGTCATCAACCAGTAA
- a CDS encoding GNAT family N-acetyltransferase: protein MKIICKPYTSDEADRVTEVWNDIVRDANAFPQETAFTKNEADAFFRSQTATVCAVVNGEVAGFYILHDNNVGRCSHTANASYGVDKKFRGYGVGKILVTDSLTKAKECGYLGLQYNAVIKSNYGAITLYLKLGFNVIGTIPNGYRKNDGTFEDLLIFHKTL from the coding sequence ATGAAGATCATCTGCAAACCCTACACATCAGATGAAGCAGACAGAGTAACCGAAGTCTGGAACGACATAGTACGGGACGCCAACGCGTTTCCGCAGGAAACAGCGTTCACCAAAAACGAGGCCGACGCATTTTTCAGATCACAGACAGCAACCGTTTGCGCAGTTGTAAACGGCGAAGTTGCAGGATTTTACATACTGCATGACAACAATGTCGGGCGCTGCTCGCACACCGCAAACGCATCCTACGGCGTTGACAAAAAATTCCGCGGATACGGAGTTGGAAAAATTCTTGTCACAGACTCACTGACAAAAGCAAAAGAGTGCGGTTATTTGGGACTTCAGTACAATGCAGTCATAAAATCAAACTACGGAGCAATCACCCTCTACCTCAAACTCGGATTCAATGTGATCGGAACAATTCCGAACGGGTACCGCAAAAACGATGGGACCTTTGAAGATCTCTTAATCTTCCACAAAACACTTTGA
- a CDS encoding type II toxin-antitoxin system HicA family toxin, translating into MSVLKCDAVTKALKKKGFVLVRGRSKHIVYFFVHDGKKSEIATHLSHNKQEINDALQREMAEQTYLSKTEFAEMVSCKIGYDELVARYVDLGLLQKD; encoded by the coding sequence TTGTCGGTACTAAAATGTGATGCGGTTACCAAAGCCCTGAAAAAGAAAGGTTTTGTTTTAGTACGCGGCCGATCAAAGCATATTGTTTATTTCTTTGTGCATGATGGAAAGAAATCAGAAATTGCAACACATTTGAGCCACAATAAACAGGAAATCAACGATGCACTACAGCGGGAGATGGCAGAGCAGACCTATCTCTCAAAAACCGAATTTGCAGAAATGGTCTCTTGTAAAATTGGATATGACGAACTTGTCGCCCGTTATGTCGATCTCGGTCTCCTTCAGAAAGACTAA
- a CDS encoding small multi-drug export protein has translation MAEEGRTTQEWAKIILRRLVFLGGPLALYGAFIVFLWFVYPPEGGLLGQPSERFLIIMGLLIAYLVPPFGKETIIPISMGLGFPAWLISSGIILMDICSCLLIALNFDLLQKIPFVGGLIRKFTDGANKVRKKSPWIEQLSHVGLLIFMYIPLQGSGATNSTILGQLFGMRKITVFWIVTLGSILSTLTIAFGSAAVLDLWQVNPWYAVLAIVLIAVAVIVLAVLWHRYTKRFSPKNPACDCDTDEEDFLP, from the coding sequence ATGGCTGAGGAAGGACGTACTACGCAGGAATGGGCAAAGATTATTCTTCGCCGGCTTGTATTCCTTGGTGGTCCGCTCGCTCTCTACGGTGCATTTATTGTGTTTCTGTGGTTTGTGTATCCGCCGGAAGGCGGCCTTCTTGGTCAGCCGAGCGAGAGATTTCTGATAATTATGGGACTTCTCATCGCGTACCTTGTGCCGCCGTTTGGCAAAGAAACAATCATTCCCATATCCATGGGCCTCGGGTTTCCTGCATGGCTCATCAGCTCAGGCATTATTTTAATGGACATCTGCAGCTGTCTTTTAATTGCGCTGAACTTTGATCTGCTGCAAAAAATTCCGTTTGTCGGCGGCCTGATTCGTAAGTTTACGGACGGGGCGAACAAGGTCCGCAAGAAAAGCCCCTGGATTGAACAGCTGTCGCACGTGGGATTGCTTATATTTATGTACATCCCGCTGCAGGGCTCGGGCGCTACCAACTCCACGATTCTCGGCCAGCTTTTTGGCATGCGAAAGATAACGGTGTTCTGGATTGTGACCCTCGGCAGTATTTTGTCGACCCTCACGATTGCTTTTGGTTCGGCTGCGGTTCTGGATCTCTGGCAGGTTAATCCATGGTATGCGGTGCTTGCGATTGTTTTGATTGCGGTCGCTGTTATCGTGCTTGCTGTTCTCTGGCACCGGTACACGAAACGGTTTTCTCCGAAAAATCCTGCATGCGACTGCGATACAGATGAGGAAGATTTTCTTCCCTAA
- a CDS encoding small multi-drug export protein, whose amino-acid sequence MTEDAVTPYYQPTLRVRLIMSGGVLAVFGAVLLFLFLTTPDGEFYKLAGCLAAYIMPGFGKESIVPIAMALGFSWWQITLGIVASDMALAVIIAYNFDLLLRIPLLGRLLRYFTKKTNEILQKHRWIEGLSLIGLFLFMYIPFMGSSAINTTIVGRLLSVPPRILLTIVFVGSVLATLTMAVGMQFIINLWMMNPLFAIIAVIAVVGFAVGCWKLWQRYTQKRFGS is encoded by the coding sequence ATGACCGAAGACGCCGTTACTCCGTATTATCAGCCTACCCTTCGCGTTCGGCTGATAATGTCAGGCGGTGTTCTGGCAGTATTTGGTGCAGTGCTGCTGTTTCTTTTTCTGACGACTCCCGATGGAGAGTTTTACAAACTGGCAGGATGCCTCGCCGCCTATATCATGCCAGGATTTGGCAAGGAGAGTATTGTACCCATTGCAATGGCTCTTGGTTTTTCCTGGTGGCAGATTACGCTTGGTATCGTTGCGAGTGACATGGCTCTTGCGGTTATTATCGCCTACAACTTTGATCTGCTGCTCCGCATTCCGCTGCTCGGCAGACTTCTCCGCTATTTTACGAAGAAGACGAATGAAATTCTCCAGAAGCATCGCTGGATTGAAGGGCTGTCGCTGATCGGTCTGTTTCTGTTTATGTACATTCCATTCATGGGTTCGAGTGCGATCAATACTACCATCGTCGGCAGACTTTTGTCTGTGCCGCCGCGAATTCTTTTGACGATTGTGTTTGTTGGAAGTGTTCTTGCAACGCTGACGATGGCTGTTGGTATGCAGTTCATCATCAATTTGTGGATGATGAATCCCTTGTTTGCGATTATTGCGGTGATTGCGGTGGTTGGTTTTGCGGTTGGGTGCTGGAAGCTCTGGCAGCGGTACACGCAGAAACGGTTCGGGTCGTGA
- a CDS encoding metal-dependent transcriptional regulator yields MDATPQTPHCKRLTMKEEDYLETILNVSAEKGYAKTRDVADELDLSPPSVVEMFAKLDHKKLVVYRKYEGVTLTDAGRAVAEQIKYRHDVLVEFLRLIAVPDQIAEKDACFMEHELNAATIQKIKQFVEYVGSTKSAHAELKRFTEFCK; encoded by the coding sequence ATGGATGCGACCCCGCAAACACCACACTGCAAACGCCTTACGATGAAGGAGGAGGATTATCTTGAGACAATCCTCAATGTTTCGGCAGAGAAAGGCTACGCGAAAACACGGGACGTCGCTGACGAGCTGGACCTGTCTCCTCCTTCGGTTGTTGAGATGTTTGCAAAGCTTGATCATAAGAAACTGGTGGTCTACCGCAAATACGAAGGGGTGACGCTGACGGACGCGGGCCGGGCAGTTGCCGAGCAGATCAAGTACCGCCATGATGTGCTGGTGGAGTTTCTCCGTCTGATTGCGGTGCCGGATCAGATTGCTGAGAAGGATGCATGTTTCATGGAGCATGAGCTGAACGCGGCGACGATTCAGAAGATCAAACAGTTTGTTGAGTATGTGGGCAGCACGAAGTCCGCCCATGCAGAGCTGAAGCGGTTTACCGAGTTTTGTAAGTGA
- a CDS encoding FeoA family protein, which yields MTSPLVTLNCIPCGSSATVASLEHGAEITKRLLELGITRGTDITVLGNAPLGDPMIVRVRGCQFAIRRNEAKNILMEIA from the coding sequence ATGACATCACCTCTCGTAACCCTAAACTGCATCCCCTGCGGTTCCTCTGCGACGGTCGCATCCCTTGAACATGGGGCAGAAATTACCAAACGCCTTCTTGAACTCGGCATCACCCGGGGAACCGACATCACTGTGCTTGGCAATGCCCCGCTTGGCGACCCCATGATTGTCCGCGTTCGCGGATGCCAGTTTGCGATCCGCAGAAACGAGGCAAAAAACATTCTCATGGAGATTGCATGA